The Prevotella fusca JCM 17724 genome includes a window with the following:
- a CDS encoding TonB-dependent receptor domain-containing protein codes for MQVITKLILKSNISSKIFLITVIMLVVSNSIAAQGIITGRVLDEHMQPIHFANVVLLNHIDSTFIQGTITQDDGSFTIRTEQHTGILKVSSIGYAIIFMDVQQGDMGNIRMHPEIQTLGTVIVKGYRPQFKMGSDGMIINVQHSLLKQAGTADDILSQLPLITGNNGNFTVFGKGRPLIYINNRKIYNTQELSQLKSSDIKEVTIITNPGVQYGSSAQSVILIKTIKQEGEGLSLSSYSFANISRKFSAVETIDFKYKHNQFELFSNFRIHSLHNKQYFEFEQTMQGNHFIRETGRDTIFNNGDKQVRGQLGLNYNIGKDHSFGIAYSITKSLHDVVNSTSAIDISLDNTSEELLRMKNYHTSYHSPDHEIDAYYMGKIGKLDINFNNTYIRNRLVQNDSKEENSNTSGARVIDVDNITINKMLASKVIFTYPIMKGKLSFGSEYTDAQSKGTNTNAQQIFSNTDTKIKEQNLASFAEYILPLSNFQVRAGLRYEHVVSDYYSKGVWQQESSRRYSEWFPNFSLSWNKNKWQAQLSYSTKTSRPSYRSLSSWMQYDNRYEYQGGNPLLQPAKIRTLELTATKSWIMFMIGYKNTKNQVAYVMHPYEDDIFIKTYDNIDRIQSLYASLTASPKFGFYQPMYEVRVSKQFLDDEAYGKEQSLNHPLLFIRMNNRFLIQSDFTVSVNFSYTSQYASTVSIYKAGGALDVSVYKSFFKNKLICYFWGRDLLQTQKRRYTMYGINSAFTTRQDMDTRSFSIGIRYNFNTTRSKFKGTGTGNEEKTRLQ; via the coding sequence ATGCAAGTGATTACAAAATTAATTTTAAAGAGCAATATAAGTTCTAAAATATTCTTGATTACAGTGATTATGCTGGTTGTAAGTAATTCTATTGCAGCACAGGGCATAATTACTGGCCGTGTATTAGATGAGCACATGCAACCAATACACTTTGCTAATGTTGTATTGCTTAATCATATTGACTCTACGTTCATTCAAGGAACCATAACACAGGATGATGGGAGTTTCACCATCCGGACAGAACAGCACACTGGGATATTAAAAGTTTCAAGTATAGGGTATGCCATAATATTTATGGATGTGCAGCAAGGAGATATGGGAAATATTCGTATGCATCCCGAAATACAAACGCTTGGCACAGTGATAGTGAAAGGGTATCGTCCGCAATTTAAGATGGGCAGTGATGGGATGATTATTAATGTTCAACATTCACTCCTTAAACAAGCTGGCACAGCAGACGATATATTGTCCCAACTTCCATTAATTACAGGCAATAATGGTAACTTCACTGTATTTGGAAAGGGCAGACCTCTTATCTATATCAACAACCGTAAGATTTATAATACGCAGGAATTATCTCAATTAAAATCTTCTGATATCAAGGAAGTGACCATTATCACTAATCCTGGTGTACAATATGGCAGTTCTGCACAATCTGTAATTCTGATAAAAACAATAAAACAAGAAGGTGAAGGATTGAGTCTCTCATCTTACAGCTTTGCCAACATATCACGTAAATTTAGTGCGGTAGAGACAATTGATTTTAAATATAAGCATAACCAGTTTGAACTATTCAGTAATTTCAGAATTCATTCATTGCACAATAAGCAATATTTTGAATTTGAACAAACGATGCAGGGCAATCACTTCATACGCGAGACAGGGAGAGATACTATTTTTAATAATGGTGATAAGCAGGTGCGAGGCCAGTTGGGATTAAATTATAATATTGGTAAAGATCATTCGTTTGGTATAGCTTATTCCATCACCAAATCGTTGCATGATGTAGTAAATTCTACTTCAGCAATTGATATATCCCTTGATAACACATCAGAGGAGCTGCTACGAATGAAGAATTATCATACCTCCTATCATTCTCCTGACCACGAAATAGACGCATATTATATGGGAAAGATAGGAAAGTTAGATATAAACTTTAACAATACTTATATCCGTAATAGGCTGGTACAAAATGATTCCAAAGAAGAAAATAGCAACACATCTGGAGCACGTGTAATAGATGTCGATAATATAACAATCAATAAGATGCTAGCCAGCAAAGTCATCTTTACTTATCCTATAATGAAAGGTAAATTGAGTTTTGGTTCAGAGTACACTGATGCACAAAGTAAAGGCACCAATACCAATGCGCAACAGATATTTAGTAATACCGATACAAAAATCAAAGAACAGAATTTGGCTAGTTTTGCAGAGTACATCTTACCTTTGAGCAACTTTCAAGTTCGTGCTGGACTTAGGTACGAACATGTTGTTTCTGACTATTATTCTAAAGGCGTGTGGCAGCAAGAATCTAGTCGTAGATATTCAGAATGGTTTCCGAATTTCTCCTTATCGTGGAATAAAAATAAATGGCAAGCACAGTTAAGTTATTCAACAAAAACGTCAAGACCTTCTTACCGCTCTCTTTCTAGTTGGATGCAATATGATAACCGTTATGAGTATCAGGGCGGTAATCCCTTATTACAGCCAGCTAAAATAAGAACTTTAGAGTTGACTGCTACTAAAAGCTGGATCATGTTTATGATTGGTTATAAAAATACAAAGAATCAAGTAGCTTACGTAATGCACCCTTATGAGGATGATATTTTTATTAAAACTTATGATAATATTGACCGTATACAAAGTTTATATGCCTCATTGACAGCATCACCAAAGTTCGGATTTTATCAGCCAATGTATGAAGTAAGGGTATCGAAGCAGTTCCTTGATGATGAGGCTTATGGTAAGGAGCAATCTTTGAACCATCCATTACTTTTTATTCGGATGAATAATCGTTTTTTAATTCAATCCGACTTCACTGTTAGTGTTAATTTCTCTTATACCTCACAATATGCAAGTACAGTTAGTATTTATAAAGCGGGAGGGGCACTTGATGTGAGCGTCTATAAAAGCTTCTTCAAAAATAAGCTGATATGCTATTTTTGGGGAAGAGACTTGCTACAAACTCAGAAAAGGCGGTATACAATGTATGGCATTAATAGTGCCTTTACAACAAGACAAGATATGGATACTCGTAGCTTTAGTATTGGCATTCGTTATAACTTTAATACAACCCGCAGCAAGTTCAAGGGAACGGGTACTGGTAATGAGGAGAAAACACGATTACAATGA
- a CDS encoding radical SAM protein, with translation MKYIVLNRAYSLRSEATCSYIVRKNMFVNSNMSNYQTIYTIPPFLGYVITNIGKKKYEQSIAAIGKALDINTTALQSFIFQIVEQPSKSVPFMGEMLVFPEQLLILSNQKDDTQYFTVTDFSPMNSYVQCRPQTPLEMNFMVTEKCNTNCIYCYAKRNIRREMSTSEIANIFRKLSYSGIINLTLTGGDIFARKDWYDIISLSQYAGFGYLISTKSILEEADIVKLKQLGIPQVQFSLDSISPKVLKKIIKVGSEYVEKLKVMFEMCTKHNLNISLRTVLCKQNSNIKDIRGLCDFVNMLC, from the coding sequence ATGAAATACATTGTTTTAAATAGAGCATATTCGTTGAGAAGTGAGGCAACCTGCTCATACATCGTAAGAAAGAATATGTTTGTTAATTCAAACATGAGTAATTATCAGACAATATATACAATTCCTCCATTTCTCGGATATGTCATAACCAATATTGGAAAAAAGAAATACGAACAATCTATTGCTGCAATAGGAAAAGCTCTCGATATTAATACCACTGCTCTACAAAGTTTCATATTTCAAATTGTAGAGCAACCGAGTAAGTCTGTACCTTTTATGGGGGAGATGTTAGTCTTTCCTGAACAGCTATTAATATTATCAAATCAAAAAGATGATACTCAATATTTTACTGTAACAGACTTTTCTCCGATGAATTCATATGTACAATGTAGGCCACAAACACCATTGGAAATGAATTTCATGGTAACAGAGAAATGCAATACAAATTGTATCTACTGCTATGCTAAACGAAACATAAGAAGAGAAATGTCAACTTCTGAGATTGCTAATATTTTTAGGAAATTGTCGTATTCTGGCATAATAAACCTGACTTTAACAGGAGGAGATATTTTTGCAAGAAAGGATTGGTATGATATTATATCTTTATCTCAGTATGCAGGCTTTGGGTATTTGATTTCAACTAAGTCGATATTGGAGGAAGCTGATATAGTTAAGTTGAAACAATTAGGCATTCCCCAAGTACAGTTTTCTTTAGACTCTATATCTCCAAAAGTACTAAAGAAGATTATAAAGGTCGGCAGCGAATATGTTGAGAAACTGAAAGTTATGTTTGAAATGTGTACCAAGCATAACTTAAACATTTCTTTAAGAACAGTCCTTTGCAAACAGAATTCAAACATCAAGGATATAAGGGGTCTGTGCGACTTTGTTAATATGCTATGTTGA
- a CDS encoding aminotransferase class I/II-fold pyridoxal phosphate-dependent enzyme: protein MNKKIISLKDFEITPNENIIERSQNFQSYIDQMEQFGCKSYWVMAKTGVGAKMQIEGYNGEVSAYISNDYLGMSQSAETKEAGINAVLKYGTGASAAQAIGGYLDIHQQLEQGIAKFVGQEEAILFSSGFGANAGLLRAILGKNDIAYIDSYIHTSATSGLIGTNVKHIGHNDIDYLDMILERETGKYQTRLVIIDGVYSQNGDLSKLPEYIAVCKKHNCLLMMDDAHGIGVMGENGRGTADYYNCLGQVDIITGTFSKSFGCVGGFVAASTKLIQYLRYYADSNVFSAAMTPQVAASSLKALELIQTQPEIRKKLWANVNYLRKRLTEEGFDIGCSVSAIFPIMVRDNRKVYEIARELQKRCIFVSGITYPAVRTKEARLRVSVLASHEIVQLEQLVTALVEIRKSTPF from the coding sequence ATGAATAAAAAGATTATTTCATTAAAAGATTTCGAGATTACTCCAAATGAGAATATAATCGAACGGAGCCAAAATTTCCAAAGCTACATAGACCAAATGGAGCAATTCGGCTGCAAGAGCTATTGGGTTATGGCAAAAACTGGAGTTGGAGCCAAGATGCAAATCGAGGGCTATAACGGTGAAGTTTCAGCATACATTTCCAACGATTATTTAGGCATGTCGCAAAGTGCTGAAACCAAGGAAGCTGGCATAAATGCCGTCCTGAAATATGGTACAGGGGCAAGTGCCGCTCAAGCCATCGGTGGCTATTTAGACATCCATCAGCAGTTGGAACAAGGCATAGCGAAGTTTGTAGGACAAGAAGAAGCCATCCTTTTTTCATCTGGCTTTGGTGCCAACGCAGGTCTGCTTCGTGCTATATTGGGAAAAAATGACATAGCCTACATCGATTCGTATATACATACCAGTGCCACGAGTGGTTTAATTGGAACCAATGTAAAACATATAGGACACAATGACATTGACTATCTTGACATGATCCTTGAACGGGAAACGGGAAAATATCAGACTCGATTGGTCATCATTGATGGGGTCTATTCTCAAAATGGAGATTTATCAAAACTTCCGGAGTATATTGCTGTCTGCAAGAAACACAATTGTCTTCTTATGATGGATGATGCTCACGGCATTGGTGTTATGGGAGAAAACGGCAGAGGAACAGCTGACTATTATAATTGCTTGGGACAAGTAGATATTATTACAGGAACTTTCAGTAAGTCTTTCGGATGTGTCGGTGGTTTTGTTGCTGCATCAACAAAACTAATTCAATATTTGAGATATTATGCCGACAGCAATGTCTTTTCCGCAGCGATGACTCCACAGGTTGCAGCATCTTCACTAAAGGCACTGGAACTCATACAGACACAACCAGAGATTCGCAAGAAGTTGTGGGCTAATGTCAATTATCTGCGCAAACGACTGACAGAGGAAGGCTTTGATATAGGTTGTTCGGTATCAGCAATATTCCCTATTATGGTCAGGGACAATAGAAAAGTATATGAAATAGCACGTGAATTACAAAAAAGATGTATCTTTGTAAGCGGTATCACATATCCTGCGGTAAGAACCAAGGAAGCACGGCTTAGAGTCAGTGTGTTGGCTTCACACGAAATAGTACAGTTGGAGCAATTGGTGACCGCTCTTGTGGAAATTAGAAAATCAACACCTTTTTAG
- a CDS encoding TetR/AcrR family transcriptional regulator encodes MAEEENKPKRYRRTNVDIQADIIKAAESLIKRKGFASMLVTELIKKARIEPLVFYNRYDNLSEFYDEFVKRYDYWFKDVLTGVQFPTDSELGYIGIFKDVHKSLQDKSVMLELLRWEIAEGNETTVRTAMLREMHTLPLANSYEEKFKDIDISAISALIIGGIYYLNLHRDRSKFADIDLNTEQGRKRIEKALEELGHMVFHCHETNNYKQAVAERMKENGISDEIIKKCLD; translated from the coding sequence ATGGCAGAAGAAGAAAATAAACCCAAAAGATACAGAAGGACAAACGTCGATATACAGGCAGACATTATCAAGGCAGCAGAAAGTCTGATCAAGAGAAAAGGCTTTGCATCAATGTTGGTGACAGAACTCATTAAAAAAGCCAGAATAGAGCCGCTTGTTTTCTATAACAGATATGACAATCTTAGCGAATTTTATGATGAATTCGTTAAGAGGTATGACTATTGGTTTAAGGATGTCCTCACCGGTGTTCAATTTCCGACAGATTCAGAATTGGGCTATATCGGTATTTTCAAGGATGTACATAAGTCACTTCAGGACAAATCCGTAATGTTGGAATTACTGCGTTGGGAAATAGCAGAAGGAAATGAAACCACGGTTCGTACAGCTATGCTCAGGGAAATGCACACATTACCTCTTGCCAATTCCTATGAAGAGAAATTCAAAGATATTGACATATCAGCGATATCGGCATTGATTATAGGTGGTATATATTATCTCAATCTCCATCGCGACCGTTCAAAGTTTGCCGATATTGACTTGAATACGGAGCAAGGCAGAAAACGTATAGAAAAAGCCCTGGAGGAACTTGGACACATGGTATTCCACTGCCATGAAACAAATAATTATAAGCAAGCCGTTGCTGAAAGAATGAAAGAAAACGGCATCAGCGATGAAATCATAAAAAAGTGTTTGGATTAA
- a CDS encoding DUF4099 domain-containing protein yields MESNNNDNYVLVLEDRTEVKNEKEAGKLSVVSGIDDKGNLKTTEAIAANQAAFLKFNNKDGLLKNFMTNFLKQFNNPTHFGLYKVLADNVEQGVDNLRTMLQNREKPESNQQLAEMGIPFEDYLPQQKNATAIDESKIDWKQLDNLGLTRERLEQSGELEKMLNWQKSNLITITVPIGDTIIYTEARLAFRTDDSGNVGLAIHPLRKEPQLDFPYMGYKFSPEEKEQLLTTGNLGKTIEVTPKNAEPFSAYVSIDPQTNEIIALRADRVNIPKEIKGITLSDAQYKDLVEGKAVKVEGMTAKSGKTFDATLQVNAERKGIEFIFDNKQGLKERQQHKQQQGVPHKLCGLELSEKQREALDSGRTLYLKNMVDKQGQPFNAYVRMDKEQNRPRFYKWNPDKKQETGKEKVVAVAEEHKTQVAVNNHGKTNEATKNVKEPLKTGQTQPTAEQKQKQDEKKQKKSRGRKM; encoded by the coding sequence ATGGAATCAAATAACAATGACAATTATGTGCTGGTATTGGAAGACCGCACGGAGGTAAAGAACGAAAAGGAAGCAGGAAAACTCTCCGTAGTTTCTGGTATTGACGACAAGGGCAACCTTAAAACCACCGAGGCAATCGCTGCCAATCAAGCAGCATTCCTGAAGTTCAACAACAAGGACGGACTTCTGAAGAACTTCATGACCAACTTCCTCAAACAGTTTAATAACCCGACTCACTTCGGATTATACAAGGTATTGGCAGACAATGTGGAACAGGGCGTGGACAACCTGCGTACCATGCTGCAAAACCGCGAGAAGCCCGAAAGCAATCAGCAGCTGGCTGAGATGGGCATTCCTTTTGAGGACTATCTGCCCCAGCAGAAGAATGCTACTGCCATCGATGAGTCGAAGATTGATTGGAAGCAACTCGATAATCTCGGACTTACCCGTGAGAGATTGGAGCAGAGTGGAGAATTAGAAAAGATGCTCAATTGGCAGAAGAGCAATCTCATCACAATTACTGTTCCTATCGGCGACACCATCATCTATACTGAAGCACGCCTTGCGTTCCGCACGGACGATAGCGGCAATGTCGGTTTGGCAATTCATCCTTTGAGAAAAGAACCACAGCTTGACTTTCCCTATATGGGTTACAAGTTCTCTCCCGAAGAAAAGGAGCAACTCCTCACTACGGGCAATCTCGGTAAAACTATCGAAGTAACTCCCAAGAACGCTGAGCCTTTCTCTGCTTACGTCTCTATCGATCCGCAGACCAATGAAATTATAGCCCTGCGTGCTGACCGTGTGAATATCCCCAAGGAAATCAAAGGTATTACCCTTTCCGATGCACAGTATAAAGACCTTGTAGAAGGTAAGGCTGTGAAGGTGGAAGGTATGACTGCCAAGAGTGGTAAGACCTTTGATGCAACTTTGCAAGTCAATGCCGAGCGAAAAGGCATTGAGTTTATCTTCGACAATAAGCAAGGCTTGAAAGAGCGGCAACAACATAAACAACAGCAAGGTGTCCCACATAAGCTTTGCGGCTTAGAGTTATCAGAAAAACAGCGTGAAGCCTTGGATAGCGGTCGTACACTATATCTAAAGAATATGGTGGATAAACAAGGGCAACCTTTCAACGCATACGTTCGCATGGACAAGGAACAGAACCGCCCACGTTTTTACAAGTGGAATCCTGACAAGAAGCAGGAAACCGGCAAGGAAAAGGTCGTAGCTGTGGCGGAAGAACACAAAACACAGGTAGCCGTGAATAACCACGGCAAGACGAATGAAGCCACCAAGAACGTGAAAGAGCCCTTGAAAACTGGACAGACTCAACCTACTGCTGAGCAGAAGCAAAAGCAGGACGAGAAGAAACAAAAGAAGTCCCGTGGACGTAAGATGTAA
- the topB gene encoding type IA DNA topoisomerase, with the protein MTTCIIAEKPSVARDIVRIVRATSKQDGYLEGSGYLVTWAMGHLIALAMPEAYGFSTYKREDLPIRPNPFQLVVRQVRKDKEYISDPAALKQLKVIRSCFDKADRIIVATDAGREGELIFRYIYSYLNCHKPFDRLWISSLTDKAIREGLSNLKPGNSYDNLYYSAKARSEADWLVGINASRALSIARKGGYSLGRVQTPTLAMVCRRYIENRDFSSVPYWKLSVLTEKEDLSLKAIGCKDYESEASAQTALAALRSQSQLTVETVTRKVTHTAPPLLYDLTALQKEANRRHGFSADKTLSIAQSLYEKKITTYPRTGSRYISEDVFEEVSALLRKIGETLPTPLNRHSVDNTKITDHHAIIPTGETPLGLSADETTIYQMVVNRFVEAFSPNSEEERMQVRFTDGTNIFTWKACRQISLGWKAVQKGKEVEAEKKEDSDEQILSSLPNLTEGEVLSLVNADITEHKTKPKPLYTEATLLSAMENAGKEVEDAESKKAMAECGIGTPATRANIIETLILRDYIRRDKKSIIPTEKGLAVYEIVKDKKIANAEMTGSWELALAAIEAGKMPSDKFSQGINSYVSTICEELLSLTPEQKSYPVYRCPKCGQQSVGIYAKVAKCRHETCGFHVFREVCGILLSEDNIHDLISSGRTPILKGLTSKAGKKFNARMVLGEDYTTSFEFENKKGKQRGR; encoded by the coding sequence ATGACAACTTGTATTATTGCCGAGAAACCCTCGGTAGCCAGAGATATAGTCCGCATTGTTAGGGCAACGAGCAAGCAGGACGGATATTTAGAAGGAAGTGGGTATCTCGTCACTTGGGCAATGGGACACCTCATCGCCCTTGCCATGCCCGAAGCCTACGGTTTTTCCACTTATAAGCGTGAGGACTTGCCCATCCGTCCCAATCCCTTTCAGTTAGTGGTACGACAAGTACGTAAGGACAAGGAGTATATATCCGATCCAGCAGCACTAAAACAGCTCAAGGTGATACGCTCATGTTTTGACAAGGCTGACCGTATCATCGTTGCCACCGATGCAGGCCGGGAGGGTGAGCTTATCTTCAGATACATCTATTCCTATCTCAATTGCCACAAGCCTTTCGACCGCCTTTGGATAAGTTCACTCACAGACAAGGCTATCCGTGAGGGGCTTTCTAATCTCAAACCGGGCAACAGTTACGATAATCTCTATTATTCTGCCAAGGCAAGAAGCGAAGCCGACTGGCTGGTGGGCATCAATGCAAGCCGTGCATTGTCTATCGCCCGCAAGGGAGGTTATTCCTTGGGGCGGGTACAGACCCCAACATTGGCTATGGTCTGCCGTCGGTACATAGAGAACCGTGATTTTTCTTCCGTACCTTATTGGAAACTCTCCGTTCTCACAGAAAAAGAGGATTTGTCGCTGAAAGCCATTGGCTGTAAAGATTATGAGAGTGAAGCATCGGCACAGACTGCTCTCGCTGCACTTCGCAGTCAGAGCCAGCTTACGGTAGAAACGGTCACAAGAAAGGTAACGCATACCGCGCCACCACTCTTGTACGACCTTACTGCCTTGCAGAAGGAAGCCAACAGACGCCACGGCTTTTCTGCAGACAAAACCCTCTCGATAGCCCAAAGTCTCTATGAGAAGAAAATCACGACCTACCCCCGAACAGGCAGCCGATACATCAGCGAGGATGTCTTCGAGGAGGTATCCGCCCTGCTCCGCAAGATAGGAGAAACACTTCCGACTCCGCTTAACCGCCATTCGGTGGATAACACAAAGATAACTGACCACCACGCCATCATACCGACAGGTGAAACACCATTAGGATTGTCGGCAGATGAAACAACTATCTATCAAATGGTAGTCAATCGCTTTGTCGAAGCCTTTTCCCCCAATTCAGAGGAAGAGCGTATGCAGGTGCGGTTTACTGACGGTACCAACATTTTTACTTGGAAAGCGTGTAGGCAGATTTCCTTGGGATGGAAAGCCGTACAGAAAGGTAAAGAAGTAGAAGCTGAAAAGAAAGAGGATAGCGATGAACAGATTTTGTCTTCATTGCCGAACTTGACAGAAGGTGAAGTCCTATCACTTGTCAATGCGGACATCACCGAACATAAGACCAAACCTAAACCTCTCTACACAGAAGCGACACTGCTTTCTGCTATGGAAAACGCTGGAAAAGAGGTCGAAGATGCTGAAAGTAAGAAAGCAATGGCAGAGTGCGGCATCGGAACACCTGCCACCCGTGCCAACATCATCGAGACGCTTATTCTCCGTGATTATATCCGAAGAGACAAGAAATCCATCATACCGACAGAAAAAGGCCTAGCTGTCTATGAGATTGTCAAGGACAAAAAGATCGCCAATGCAGAGATGACAGGCAGTTGGGAACTTGCCCTTGCCGCTATTGAAGCAGGAAAGATGCCATCTGATAAGTTCTCACAAGGCATCAACTCTTATGTAAGTACCATCTGTGAGGAACTCCTTTCACTTACTCCCGAACAAAAGTCCTATCCTGTTTACCGCTGCCCAAAATGCGGACAACAGAGTGTCGGCATCTATGCCAAGGTAGCCAAGTGCAGACATGAAACCTGTGGTTTTCACGTGTTTCGTGAAGTCTGCGGCATACTTCTCTCTGAAGATAATATCCACGACTTGATAAGTTCCGGTCGTACGCCTATCCTTAAAGGGCTGACCAGCAAGGCAGGAAAGAAATTCAATGCCCGAATGGTTCTGGGCGAAGATTACACCACTTCCTTTGAGTTTGAGAACAAAAAAGGAAAACAAAGAGGGAGATAA